Genomic window (Campylobacter sp. RM16704):
ATAGGCATATATTCTTGAATTTTTTTATCTGCTATATCAAATTTTTCAATAGGAATTTTTTTCTTATTTTCATACATTGCATAAGAAATTCTTCCATTGTCTTTGTGATATATAGAAAATTCTGCCCTAGTTCTATAAAATTTTAAAGGTGATTTATAGCATTGAATTTCTCCATCATATAAAGAAGAAAACAATGCCTTATTTAAAGCAATCTTTTCTTCAAAATACATTTAAGCATCTACCTTTTTGCCAACTACAAAAAGCAAGGCCATCATAGCCAATATACCAAAAACAAGTCCAAGCCATACATTAAGTCCTAATGCTACTGGTAGATAACCACAAACTATACTTACAGCACAAACACTTAACGCATAAGGCATTTGTGTGCTAACATGTGCCAAAAGATCACACTTGCTTCCCATAGAAGAAAGTATAGTAGTATCTGAAATTGGTGAACAATGATCACCAAAAATAGCTCCTGTTAAAACACCTGAAATATTTATAATCATATATTGGTGTAACTCAACGCCGTTTAAATCATTATGTACTCCTACGGCCATAGCTAAAGGTATAGCTAAAGGCATTAATATCCCCATAGTTCCATAACTAGTTCCAGTTGAAAAAGAAATCACAGAAGCAAATAAAAAAACAGCAGTAGGGAGAAAATAAATTGGGGTTTTATCCGAAAACAAATCAATTAAATATTTAGAAGTTCCTAAATCCTTAATAACAGAAGCCAACGACCATGCACAAAGTAAAATAATTACCGTCATAATCATAGTTCTCCAGCCATGAGTCCAAACAGCAATAGCTTCTTTTAAAGTAAAGATTTTTCTATAAATTCCTAAAATAATAGCAACTATAGTAGCCAAAAGTGCTGCCTGAAATAATACAATAGATGCATCAGCTGCACCAAAAGTTTCCCTAAAGGCAAACAGACTCAAAGGTGCTGCATCAATTTGAGCTTTCAAGTTTACATCATCAATAGCATTATACCCACTAAAATAAAAACCTATAAAAGAAAAAATTATTAAAATAGCTAAGGGAATAATTGCATTTGTTGCTTGTAATTTAACATGTTCTTTTGGTTCTAATACTTTATCTTCTATATTGTCAATTTGCTCATGTCCGTGTGAAAATTTGCCCGCTCTTGCACGAAGTTCAGCTTTTAGCATAGGTCCAAATTCTCTACCAGTATAAATAGTTAAAATAACAAAAATCAACATAAAAAGATTATAAAACCTATAAGGTAAAGTTTGAACAAAAATTTCAAAAGCATTAATTTCTTCTTTAATAATACCAAGATGAATAAAAGCTTCATTGTCAATCAAATCATATCCACTACGAATAAGTGAAATCTCAAGTCCAATCCAAGTGGAAATAATAGCAAGACCTGTAATAGGAGCTGCAGTTGCATCCA
Coding sequences:
- a CDS encoding Na+/H+ antiporter NhaC family protein — translated: MKFFYLLLAPLFLFADAQTNAELFGVWTLLPPIIAIILAFITKDVVLSLFIGALSGTFMLSLAENSIYHAIVASFTGFIFKAVNSMASPGNAGILLQVLTIGGVVALITKTGGTKAVAVWLSTKAKQAKSSQFATWCMGIFIFFDDYANSLIVGPIMRPVTDKFRVSREKLAFIMDATAAPITGLAIISTWIGLEISLIRSGYDLIDNEAFIHLGIIKEEINAFEIFVQTLPYRFYNLFMLIFVILTIYTGREFGPMLKAELRARAGKFSHGHEQIDNIEDKVLEPKEHVKLQATNAIIPLAILIIFSFIGFYFSGYNAIDDVNLKAQIDAAPLSLFAFRETFGAADASIVLFQAALLATIVAIILGIYRKIFTLKEAIAVWTHGWRTMIMTVIILLCAWSLASVIKDLGTSKYLIDLFSDKTPIYFLPTAVFLFASVISFSTGTSYGTMGILMPLAIPLAMAVGVHNDLNGVELHQYMIINISGVLTGAIFGDHCSPISDTTILSSMGSKCDLLAHVSTQMPYALSVCAVSIVCGYLPVALGLNVWLGLVFGILAMMALLFVVGKKVDA